A single region of the Triticum dicoccoides isolate Atlit2015 ecotype Zavitan chromosome 2B, WEW_v2.0, whole genome shotgun sequence genome encodes:
- the LOC119367479 gene encoding cytochrome P450 CYP73A100-like, translating to MAASAPRVAFATAASLAVYWLLKSFLHTPHPALLPAAAALVAVAIAVGAGGKLGGGGAPPGPAAVPVFGNWLQVGNDLNHRFLARLSARYGPVFRLRLGVRNLVVVSDPRLATEVLHTQGVEFGSRPRNVVFDIFTANGADMVFTEYGDHWRRMRRVMTLPFFTARVVQQYRSMWEAEMDDVVSDLRGDSAARGAGVVVRRRLQLMLYNIMYRMMFDARFDSVHDPMFVEATKFNSERSRLAQSFDYNYGDFIPILRPFLRGYLNKCRDLQTRRLAFFNSNYVEKRRKVMDTPGDKDKLRCAIDHILAAEKSGEITPENVIYIVENINVAAIETTLWSIEWALAEVVNHPDVQRKVRGEIRDVLGDDEPITESSISKLAYLQAVIKETLRLHSPIPLLVPHMNLEEASLGGYTIPKGSKVVVNAWWLANNPELWEKPEEFRPERFLGEESNVDATVGGKVDFRFLPFGVGRRSCPGIILALPILALIVGKLVRSFEMVPPPGVDKLDVSEKGGQFSLHIANHSLVAFHPISP from the coding sequence ATGGCTGCCTCCGCGCCGAGGGTGGCCTTCGCGACGGCGGCCTCTTTGGCCGTGTACTGGCTCCTCAAGTCGTTCCTCCACACACCTCACCCCGCTCTGCTGCCGGCGGCGGCCGccctcgtcgccgtcgccatcgccgtaGGAGCGGGAGGTAaacttggcggcggcggcgctcctccTGGGCCCGCGGCCGTGCCGGTGTTCGGCAACTGGCTGCAGGTGGGCAACGACCTCAACCACCGCTTCCTGGCGCGGCTGTCCGCGCGGTACGGCCCCGTGTTCCGGCTGCGGCTGGGCGTGCGCAACCTGGTGGTGGTGTCGGACCCGCGGCTGGCCACGGAGGTGCTCCACACGCAGGGCGTGGAGTTCGGCTCCCGCCCGCGGAACGTCGTCTTCGACATCTTCACGGCCAACGGCGCCGACATGGTCTTCACCGAGTACGGCGACCACTGGCGCCGCATGCGCCGCGTCATGACGCTGCCCTTCTTCACGGCCCGCGTCGTGCAGCAGTACCGCTCCATGTGGGAGGCCGAGATGGACGACGTGGTGTCCGACCTGCGCGGCGACTCCGCGGCCCGCGGCGCCGGCGTCGTGGTGCGCCGCAGGCTGCAGCTCATGCTCTACAACATCATGTACCGCATGATGTTCGACGCCCGCTTCGACTCCGTCCACGACCCCATGTTCGTGGAGGCCACCAAGTTCAACTCCGAGCGCAGCCGCCTCGCGCAGAGCTTCGACTACAACTACGGCGACTTCATCCCCATCCTCAGGCCCTTCCTGCGTGGCTACCTCAACAAGTGCAGGGACCTGCAGACCAGGAGGCTTGCCTTCTTCAACAGCAACTACGTCGAGAAGAGAAGGAAGGTGATGGACACGCCAGGAGACAAAGACAAGCTGCGATGCGCGATCGACCACATCCTCGCAGCAGAGAAGAGCGGCGAGATCACGCCGGAGAACGTCATCTACATCGTCGAGAACATCAACGTCGCGGCCATCGAGACGACGCTATGGTCCATCGAGTGGGCGCTCGCCGAGGTGGTGAACCACCCGGACGTGCAGCGCAAGGTCCGCGGCGAGATCAGGGACGTGCTCGGCGACGACGAGCCCATCACTGAGTCCAGCATCAGCAAGCTGGCGTACCTGCAGGCCGTCATCAAGGAGACGCTGCGGCTGCACTCCCCCATCCCGCTCCTCGTCCCCCACATGAACCTCGAGGAGGCCAGCCTCGGCGGCTACACCATTCCCAAGGGCTCCAAGGTCGTCGTCAACGCCTGGTGGTTGGCCAACAACCCGGAGCTATGGGAGAAGCCGGAGGAGTTCAGGCCGGAGAGGTTCTTGGGCGAGGAGAGCAACGTGGACGCCACGGTCGGCGGCAAGGTGGACTTCCGGTTCCTCCCGTTTGGCGTGGGCCGGCGCAGCTGCCCCGGCATCATCCTCGCGCTGCCCATCCTGGCGCTCATCGTCGGGAAGCTCGTGAGGAGCTTCGAGATGGTGCCCCCGCCAGGCGTGGACAAGCTCGACGTGAGCGAGAAAGGCGGGCAGTTCAGCCTGCACATTGCCAACCATTCCCTCGTCGCCTTCCACCCCATCTCACCATGA
- the LOC119367478 gene encoding protein RALF-like 33, protein MARLGVALLALLAAAAAVASLPSPASAGELASMLLSRAAACDGVIGECGVDEDEEMVTGAGGAGEALRRSLVRKSTARYISYAALRADQIPCDKRGASYYINCGSMQQANPYTRGCSAITHCARNMN, encoded by the coding sequence ATGGCAAGGCTCGGCGTGGCCTTGCTCGCGCTcctggcggccgcggcggcggtcgCCAGCCTGCCGTCCCCGGCCTCCGCGGGCGAGCTGGCCTCCATGCTGCTGTCGCGCGCGGCGGCCTGCGACGGGGTCATCGGGGAGTGCGGCGTggacgaggacgaggagatggtgaCGGGCGCCGGCGGCGCCGGTGAGGCACTGCGCCGGTCGCTGGTGCGGAAGTCGACGGCCAGGTACATCAGCTACGCGGCGCTGCGCGCCGACCAGATCCCCTGCGACAAGCGCGGGGCGTCCTACTACATCAACTGCGGGTCCATGCAGCAGGCCAACCCCTACACGCGTGGCTGCTCCGCCATCACGCACTGCGCGCGCAACATGAACTGA